One region of Camelina sativa cultivar DH55 chromosome 6, Cs, whole genome shotgun sequence genomic DNA includes:
- the LOC104699496 gene encoding calvin cycle protein CP12-1, chloroplastic → VRVSAPVRLNYPWKLGSMNRMVVVKATSEGGISDKVEKSIQEAKETCADDPVSGECVAAWDEVEELSAAASHARDKKKAGGSDPLEEYCTDNPETDECRTYDN, encoded by the coding sequence GTTCGTGTATCAGCTCCGGTCCGGTTGAATTACCCGTGGAAGTTGGGTTCGATGAACAGGATGGTTGTGGTTAAGGCGACATCGGAAGGAGGGATATCGGACAAGGTGGAGAAGAGTATACAAGAAGCCAAGGAGACATGCGCTGATGATCCGGTGAGCGGAGAGTGTGTGGCGGCGTGGGACGAGGTGGAGGAGCTGAGTGCGGCGGCGAGTCATGCTAGGGACAAGAAGAAAGCTGGTGGCTCCGATCCTTTGGAAGAGTACTGCACTGACAATCCTGAGACTGATGAGTGCCGTActtatgataattaa
- the LOC104699497 gene encoding calvin cycle protein CP12-1, chloroplastic-like: protein MKNLNXVPTVRVSAPVRLNYPWKLGSMNRMVVVKATSEGGISDKVEKSIQEAKETCADDPVSGECVAAWDEVEELSAAASHARDKKKAGGSDPLEEYCTDNPETDECRTYDN, encoded by the coding sequence ATGAAAAATCTCAACTANGTACCGACGGTTCGTGTATCAGCTCCGGTCCGGTTGAATTACCCGTGGAAGTTGGGTTCGATGAACAGGATGGTTGTGGTTAAGGCGACATCGGAAGGAGGGATATCGGACAAGGTGGAGAAGAGTATACAAGAAGCCAAGGAGACATGCGCTGATGATCCGGTGAGCGGAGAGTGTGTGGCGGCGTGGGACGAGGTGGAGGAGCTGAGTGCGGCGGCGAGTCATGCTAGGGACAAGAAGAAAGCTGGTGGCTCCGATCCTTTGGAAGAGTACTGCACTGACAATCCTGAGACTGATGAGTGCCGTActtatgataattaa